The proteins below come from a single Eucalyptus grandis isolate ANBG69807.140 chromosome 3, ASM1654582v1, whole genome shotgun sequence genomic window:
- the LOC104437246 gene encoding protein FAM32A-like isoform X2 gives MTPISWCLLLTIPPMKIASSGEPDQDCALLASVCSYCLLTLRSSGGNTLLSYADDAERVNDEGRDDGRSLASVYDDHLTPAERRFLQQREKIELERLAKMASKSHRDRVQEFNQYLANLSEHYDIPKVGPG, from the exons ATGACGCCAATATCTTGGTGTCTACTTCTGACAATACCACCGATGAAAATCGCCTCCTCGGGTGAGCCTGATCAAGATTGTGCTCTGTTGGCTTCTGTTTGCTCCTACTGTCTGCTAACACTTAG GTCGTCAGGTGGGAACACTTTGCTGTCCTACGCAGACGATGCCGAGAGAGTAAATGATGAAGGCCGAGATGATGGGAGGAGTCTCGCTTCGGTGTATGATGACCACCTGACGCCAGCAGAGAGGCGGTTTCTTCAGCAGAGGGAGAAGATCGAATTGGAAAGGTTGGCAAAAATGGCCAGTAAGTCACACCGGGATCGGGTGCAGGAGTTCAACCAATACCTGGCGAATCTCAGTGAGCACTACGACATTCCTAAAGTTGGGCCTGGCTAA
- the LOC104437246 gene encoding protein FAM32A-like isoform X1: MPAAVAYENVVAGKLKLKGKPLDVKLNGSWTISKKKTKNKKEKDAGRLPRRFPESAAGGNTLLSYADDAERVNDEGRDDGRSLASVYDDHLTPAERRFLQQREKIELERLAKMASKSHRDRVQEFNQYLANLSEHYDIPKVGPG, translated from the exons AtgccggcggcggtggcgtaCGAGAATGTGGTGGCGGGGAAGCTGAAGCTCAAGGGGAAGCCCCTGGACGTCAAGTTGAACGGCAGCTGGACGATCTccaagaagaagacgaagaacaagaaggagaaggacgCGGGTCGTCTTCCTCGGCGGTTCCCTGAATCCGCGGCAG GTGGGAACACTTTGCTGTCCTACGCAGACGATGCCGAGAGAGTAAATGATGAAGGCCGAGATGATGGGAGGAGTCTCGCTTCGGTGTATGATGACCACCTGACGCCAGCAGAGAGGCGGTTTCTTCAGCAGAGGGAGAAGATCGAATTGGAAAGGTTGGCAAAAATGGCCAGTAAGTCACACCGGGATCGGGTGCAGGAGTTCAACCAATACCTGGCGAATCTCAGTGAGCACTACGACATTCCTAAAGTTGGGCCTGGCTAA